A section of the Scylla paramamosain isolate STU-SP2022 chromosome 33, ASM3559412v1, whole genome shotgun sequence genome encodes:
- the LOC135089617 gene encoding pre-mRNA-splicing factor ISY1 homolog, protein MARNAEKAMTTLARWRAAQEGGAQQQKSRRPYLASECEDLREAEKWRNQVISEVARKVSQIQNAGLGEFRIRDLNDEINKLLREKGHWEVRIKELGGPDYGRVGPKMTDMDGQEAPGNRGYMYFGAAKDLPGVRELFEQEPPPPPRKTRGELMKDIDADYYGYRDDDDGVLIPLERLEEKKAIKAAIREYKNKKLAAMSKNEDQEETADPIRIEEEDEDEESEGEQISPDETDERSEVARFMAHVPNIPSQADIEAALVERKKRELLETFLGD, encoded by the exons ATG GCAAGAAATGCAGAAAAGGCAAT GACAACTCTGGCACGGTGGCGTGCAGCACAGGAGGGTGGGGCTCAGCAGCAGAAATCTCGCCGTCCATACTTGGCCTCTGAGTGTGAGGACCTGCGAGAGGCTGAGAAGTGGAGGAACCAGGTGATCTCAGAGGTGGCTAGGAAAGTCTCCCAGATACAGAATG cTGGTTTGGGTGAGTTTCGGATTCGGGATCTCAATGATGAGATCAACAAGTTGCTGAGAGAGAAGGGCCACTGGGAGGTACGCATCAAAGAGCTTGGTGGCCCAGATTATGGTCGTGTTGGCCCCAAAATGACAGATATGGATGGACAGGAGGCACCAGGCAACAG AGGCTACATGTATTTTGGAGCTGCCAAAGACCTTCCGGGTGTGAGGGAGCTGTTTGAGCAggaaccaccacctccaccacgcaAAACCAGAGGAGAGCTAATGAAAGATATTGATGCTGATTATTATGGTTACCGAGACGACGATGATGGAGTACTTATTCCTTTGGAGCgacttgaggaaaaaaaag CCATCAAAGCAGCCATCagagaatacaagaataaaaaattgGCAGCCATGAGTAAAAATGAAGATCAGGAAGAAACAGCAGATCCAAtcagaatagaggaggaagatgaggatgaggaaagtgaaggtgaaCAG ATCTCTCCTGATGAAACAGACGAGAGGTCAGAGGTGGCACGCTTCATGGCCCACGTCCCCAACATCCCAAGCCAGGCAGACATTGAGGCAGCCCTGGTTGAACGTAAAAAGCGAGAGCTTTTAGAAACCTTCCTAGGAGACTGA